A region of the Candidatus Aminicenantes bacterium genome:
CGAAGGGCCGGGCGATGACCCGGCCGATCATCCAGTCGTCGCAGAGATCCCGGGTTTGCCGGCACATCTCGTAGAGATCCGGCAGGGGGATAACGTCCTCGTGGGCGGCGATCTGAAAAACGCTGTCGGCCGAAGTGTAGACGATGGGGAAGCCGCTGTGCACATGCTCCGCCCCCAGCTCGGCGATGATCTCCGTGCCCGAAGCGGCCTTGTTGCCCAACAGGCCGGCGGCCCCGGTCCGGCGCTTGAACTCGGCCAGCAGATCGGACGGAAACCCGCCGGGGAACAGGGCGAACGGCTTGTCCAGCGGCAGGCCCATCATCTCCCAGTGGCCGGCCAGGGTGTCCTTGCCGCGGGCCCGCTCGGCCATGCGCCCCCAGGACGCCAGCGGGGCAGGCGCAGGGGAGACGCCCGGGAGGGAGAGGATGTTCCCCAAGCCGAGACTGGCGAGATGGGGAAGACGCAAGCCGCCCCGGCGCTCAGCTACGTGGACCAGGGTGTTGGCCCCCGCATCGCCGTAGTCCGCAGCGTCGGGGAGCGCGCCGATGCCGACGGAGTCCAGGACGATCAGGGCGATGCGGTTGATGCGGAGAGTGGCCATCCGCCCTGACAAATAGCACAGGGCCGGCGGATAGTCAAAGGCGGGACCCGGCCGGCCTACTTGATCTCGAGCTTCTGCCCGTAGCATTTGCGGCAGACCGAGATGTACTTGTCGTTGCCGCCGATCTCGATCTGCGGACCGTCGCCGACCGGAAGGCCGTCCTTGAACTTGAGCAGCATGGTCGCCTTCTTGGAGCAGTACCAGCAGACGGCCTTGACCTCCTCGATCTTGTCGGCCAGCAGGAGGAGCGCTTCGCTGCCGCTGAAAAAATGGTTGCGGTAATCGTTCTTCAGGCCGTAGACGATGACCGGGATGTTCAATTGATCGACGATCCGGGTCAGAGAGACGACCTGTTCGCGGCTCAGAAACTGGCCCTCGTCGACCAGCACACAATCGGGCCCCACTTCCCGGGCCAGGCGCAGGATGTCGGTGCCGTCATCGATGATCTGGGCGTCGCGTTGGAGGCCCATCCGCGAGGTGATCTGGCCTCGGCCGAAGCGATCGTCGATGGCCGGAGTGAAGAGCAGGACGCGCTTGTTCTGCTCCTCGTAGTTGTGGGCGATTTTGAGGATTTCGGTGGACTTGCCCGCATTCATGGTCGAGTAGCGGAAATAAAGCTGAGCCATTTTGATCTCCCGCCCCGGTCAGTTTCCGGAAGGCGCCGGCGCCTTCTCCCAGATGGCCCGGATGATATCCCGGTAAAGCCCCAGGTCCGCGCCCTTCTCCAGGAAGCTGATCAGGTCGTCGACCGTGGTGGTTTGCAGGGATCGGCCGGGGTCTTGGTGGGTGAAGCTGGTCGAGCTGGCGATGTAGCTGGAGAGGCCGACCTTGTAGGTCCGGTCTTCGGGCAGGGGAGTCCCGTCCGGAAGGCGCAACAGGATCTCCCGGACCCGCGGGGTCGCGTCCGTGCGGACGACGTAAGTGATCCCCGACACCTGAAGGTCGATGTCGCCCCGCTTTTCGAAGGCGGCCTTGATCAGGCTCCTGATCTCGGCCGGGGTCATGGCGATCTCGACGACCTGGTTGCCGAACGGGTCCAGGGTGTACGCGTCGCGTAGGGTGATGACCTTCGGCAGCCGGCCGACCCGGATGCCGCCGTTGTTCTGGAAAGCGATATCCAGGCCGTGGGTCCGGCGGATGGCGTCGGTCATCAGGCTGCCCAGGGCGTTCATGCCGCTGATCTCGAACGGCGCTTCGGCCAAGACGCGGGCCATGGCCGGGTTGCGGCGGTATTCGGTGACCAGGGCCTTGATCGAGGCGTCCTCGTCCTTCACTTGGCCCAGGTCGATCAAGCGGCCTTGCTTCTCGACCACCCGTCCGTCCCGGAGCCACAGATCGATCCGGCCCAGGAAGAGGTTGCCGCTGCCGGCTTGGGCGATCAGCACGCCGTTGACGGTCACCGCCGGATCGACGCGGGTGTGGGAATGGCCGCCGATGATCAGGTCGAGTTCCGGCATCTGCCGGGCCAGCAGGAGGTCCTGATCATGGCCGATATGGGTCAGGGCGATCAGGACTTGGCCCTTGGCGCGCAGGCTCTTCATCTCCAGGGCCTTGGCCAGCGGCTCGCGGAAGCGCAGCCCCTTGACCCTGTCGGGGTGGGTCGAGGGCAGGCCGTTGCCGGGCTCGATCTGGATCAGGCCGAAGACGACGAGCCCGGTCCCGTTCCGGGTCTTCAGCACCGTCCACGGGCGGAGCTCCGGGAAGACGCCTACCGGCGCCTCGATGTTGGCCGAGACCATCGGGAAGCGGGACGCGAACTTGCGAACGGTCGCCAGCCCGTAATCGAACTCGTGGTTGCCGGGGCACACGACCGCGAGCCCCATCCGGCCGAGCAGATCCAGCATCGGCTCGCCGGGCGGGTCGAAGCGGTCGATGACCGGGTCGCCCGTAAAATTGTCTCCGGCCGAGACGTAGAAGACGTCGGCGCCGGTTTTCTTCTCGGCGTCGAGGATGACCTTGACCTTGGCGAAGGCGTCGATCCGGCCGTGAACGTCGTTGGAGTGGAAAATGACGATATGGGTCTCGGTCGTCGCCGCCGTCGAAGCCGGGCCGGACGGGGCGGTCGACCCGGTTGTCGCGGGCGGCAGGCCGGCGCAGGACGAGAGAATAAACGCCGCCAGCAGGGTCAGGCCGGCCAGGCGCAGCATCGATCCGGGCGAAAGGGGTCTCTTCATGACGGGGGCTCCTCCGGGACGCGGGCGCTCGTGATCAGCTCTTCGCCGCCGATCAGCTCGCCGTCCAATCCGACTTCGTGGCCGTGCCGGTCGCAGACCTTCGTCTCGCCCCGCCGGACCCGCGTCCATTCGGCGCGCGAGTATCGGCGCAGGACGTCACCGACCTTGGCGCCCGAAAAGATCTCGATTGACCGGCCGTTCACATTGATCAGCATGGGGGGCGTTCCGATTCCGAGAATCGGGAGACGATTCTAGGGGACTCGCCGGGCCGTGTCAAGGAACGCAGCCGTCAGTGAGCCGCGGCCGACGGCTTGGCTTTCCAGATGCGGGTCATGATGAAGGCTCCGATCAGGCTGAAGGGGATGATGCAGGCCACCCAGATCCAGGCATGCGAAGGCGCGTGTCCGGCGGCAGCGACCCCGTCCCAGCCGTACGTCTTCAGCACCCAGCCCAACCCGAACCCGGTCAGGCCGCTGCCGATATATTGCACGCCGTCCAGCGCCCCGGCCACGGTGGCCGCCGCCTTGCGGCCGCCGAAGTCCATGGAGGCGGTGCCCGAAAGCATCCCGTGGACGCCGAAGATAAACATGGCCGTCAGGCCCAGCAGGACGACCGCCCAGAGCTGGCCGAGCCAGGTGCCGCGGCCCAGGCTGAACCCGAGCAGCGCGAGCATGACCACCTGGACCAGATAAAACACGAAGGCCACGGGCGGCCGCCGGGACTGGAACAGCGTGTCGCTCATCCAGCCGCACAGAAGCCCGCCGAAGATCCCGCCCAACATGAAGGCCACACCCGTCCACCAGAAGAGCACATTCGTCTTCGGCAGGTGATAGACTTCGGCCAGATACTCCGTGAAGTAGAGCATCACCCCCTGGCGCACGAAGCCGGTGCAGAACTCGGCCGCGATCAGGAAAACGACGATCGGGTTGCGGAAGACCTTGGCGAACAGCGCTTTTAAAGCCAGCGGCTTGTCCTCGGCCTGGTGGGCGTTGGAGCCGTCGCCGGTGTCGAAATCGGCCTGCCCGGCGTGGCTGGGGCGGTTGCGGACGATCAGGAGATCGACCAGGAACATCGTGCCCATGGCTGCGGCCGGCACGAACCAGATGACGTTCCAGTTGGCGAAAGTCGCCAACAGGACCGAGCCGATGGTGGTGGCCAGGAAGTAGCCGGACGAGATCATGATGCCGAAGATGCCGCCGAAGATGCCCCGCTCGCGGACGTGGAACCAGGTGCTGTTGACCTTGACCACGGACAGCGCGCCGAAGCTCTGGAAGTACATGTTCAGGCT
Encoded here:
- a CDS encoding phosphopentomutase; its protein translation is MATLRINRIALIVLDSVGIGALPDAADYGDAGANTLVHVAERRGGLRLPHLASLGLGNILSLPGVSPAPAPLASWGRMAERARGKDTLAGHWEMMGLPLDKPFALFPGGFPSDLLAEFKRRTGAAGLLGNKAASGTEIIAELGAEHVHSGFPIVYTSADSVFQIAAHEDVIPLPDLYEMCRQTRDLCDDWMIGRVIARPFVGAPGSFRRTANRRDFSMCPPGETALDVLRRDGWPVTGVGKIENIFAGKGIGRSRPSHDNAEGMSLVREEWAAGGRGLLFANLVDFDMLYGHRNDAEGYGAALEAFDLELGAFLPRLGPGDMLVVTADHGCDPVFPGTDHTREYVPLLAYAPGLTGRALGDRSSFADVGASILDAFGLKHEFPGRSFLADMRSAGPEEAP
- a CDS encoding thymidine kinase; amino-acid sequence: MAQLYFRYSTMNAGKSTEILKIAHNYEEQNKRVLLFTPAIDDRFGRGQITSRMGLQRDAQIIDDGTDILRLAREVGPDCVLVDEGQFLSREQVVSLTRIVDQLNIPVIVYGLKNDYRNHFFSGSEALLLLADKIEEVKAVCWYCSKKATMLLKFKDGLPVGDGPQIEIGGNDKYISVCRKCYGQKLEIK
- a CDS encoding 5'-nucleotidase C-terminal domain-containing protein; the encoded protein is MKRPLSPGSMLRLAGLTLLAAFILSSCAGLPPATTGSTAPSGPASTAATTETHIVIFHSNDVHGRIDAFAKVKVILDAEKKTGADVFYVSAGDNFTGDPVIDRFDPPGEPMLDLLGRMGLAVVCPGNHEFDYGLATVRKFASRFPMVSANIEAPVGVFPELRPWTVLKTRNGTGLVVFGLIQIEPGNGLPSTHPDRVKGLRFREPLAKALEMKSLRAKGQVLIALTHIGHDQDLLLARQMPELDLIIGGHSHTRVDPAVTVNGVLIAQAGSGNLFLGRIDLWLRDGRVVEKQGRLIDLGQVKDEDASIKALVTEYRRNPAMARVLAEAPFEISGMNALGSLMTDAIRRTHGLDIAFQNNGGIRVGRLPKVITLRDAYTLDPFGNQVVEIAMTPAEIRSLIKAAFEKRGDIDLQVSGITYVVRTDATPRVREILLRLPDGTPLPEDRTYKVGLSSYIASSTSFTHQDPGRSLQTTTVDDLISFLEKGADLGLYRDIIRAIWEKAPAPSGN
- a CDS encoding MFS transporter, whose protein sequence is MSLLSRNPLGHSRAFRRRRFLNWFPLGLTYATMYMGRYNFNVVKNDIGALYHLDKAQMGLIATFGFWTYGLSVMINGPLADRFGGRRAILIGALGAGTLNLAVGLMFFNGWTGHVLWNMSWLWSLNMYFQSFGALSVVKVNSTWFHVRERGIFGGIFGIMISSGYFLATTIGSVLLATFANWNVIWFVPAAAMGTMFLVDLLIVRNRPSHAGQADFDTGDGSNAHQAEDKPLALKALFAKVFRNPIVVFLIAAEFCTGFVRQGVMLYFTEYLAEVYHLPKTNVLFWWTGVAFMLGGIFGGLLCGWMSDTLFQSRRPPVAFVFYLVQVVMLALLGFSLGRGTWLGQLWAVVLLGLTAMFIFGVHGMLSGTASMDFGGRKAAATVAGALDGVQYIGSGLTGFGLGWVLKTYGWDGVAAAGHAPSHAWIWVACIIPFSLIGAFIMTRIWKAKPSAAAH